One Rhinoraja longicauda isolate Sanriku21f chromosome 44, sRhiLon1.1, whole genome shotgun sequence DNA segment encodes these proteins:
- the psmd4a gene encoding 26S proteasome non-ATPase regulatory subunit 4a isoform X2, producing MVLESTMVCVDNSEYMRNGDFLPTRLQAQQDAVNIVCHSKTRSNPENNVGLITLANNCEVLTTLTPDTGRILSKLHAVQPTGKISFCTGIRVAHLALKHRQGKNHKTRIIVFVGSPVEDNEKDLIKLAKRLKKEKVNVDIVNFGEEHSPLKEANTDKLTAFINALNGKDGTGSHLVTVPPGPSLADALISSPILAGEGGTMLGLGASDFEFGVDPSADPELALALRVSMEEQRQRQEEEARRAAAVSAVEAGIVTPTEPDDALLKMSINQQESPETGLPDISSMTEEEQIAYAMQMSLQAAEFGSAADLSSMDAGTAMDTSEATAKEEDNYDVMEDPEFLQSVLENLPGVDPNNEAIRNAMGSLQSQTPKDGKKDKEEEKK from the exons ATGGTTCTGGAGAGTACGATGGTCTG TGTTGACAACAGTGAATATATGAGGAATGGAGACTTCCTGCCAACCAGACTTCAGGCACAGCAGGATGCTGTCAACATCGTCTGCCATTCCAAAACACGCAGCAATCCTGAGAACAACGTTGGACTCATCACACTCGCCAA TAACTGTGAGGTGCTCActaccttaacccctgacacaggACGGATTCTCTCCAAGCTTCATGCTGTGCAGcccactgggaaaatcagcttctgCACTGGTATCCGAGTTGCCCAC TTAGCTCTTAAACATCGTCAGGGGAAGAACCACAAAACACGGATAATTGTATTTGTTGGAAGTCCTGTAGAAGACAATGAGAAAGAC TTGATCAAACTGGCCAAGAGGCTGAAGAAGGAGAAGGTGAATGTGGATATTGTGAACTTTGGAGAGGAG CACTCTCCCCTTAAGGAAGCGAACACGGACAAGTTAACAGCTTTCATCAATGCCCTGAATGGAAAGGACGGAACGGGCTCCCATCTGGTGACAGTGCCCCCAGGCCCAAGCCTTGCAGACGCTCTCATCAGCTCCCCCATTCTAGCTGGAGAAGGAGGCACCATGCTGGGACTTGGAGCCAGTGACTTTGAGTTTGGTGTGGACCCCAGTGCCGACCCGGAGCTGGCCCTG GCTCTGCGTGTGTCAATGGAGGAGCAGCGGCAGagacaggaggaggaggccaggcGAGCAGCAGCTGTGTCGGCCGTGGAGGCGGGAATTGTGACTCCGACTG AACCGGATGATGCCCTTCTGAAGATGTCAATAAACCAGCAGGAGTCCCCGGAGACTGGGCTGCCAGATATCAGCAGCATGACGGAGGAGGAGCAGATTGCCTACGCCATGCAGATGTCCCTCCAGGCAGCCG AATTCGGGAGTGCTGCAGATTTATCCAGCATGGATGCTGGGACCGCCATGGATACATCAGAAGCTACAGCCAAG GAAGAAGATAACTATGATGTCATGGAGGACCCTGAGTTCTTGCAGAGTGTGTTGGAGAACCTACCTGGGGTTGACCCAAACAACGAAGCTATTCGCAACGCCATGGGCTCCCTGCAATCGCAGACTCCAAAGGATGGCAAAAAGGACAAGGAGGAAGAGAAAAAATGA
- the psmd4a gene encoding 26S proteasome non-ATPase regulatory subunit 4a isoform X1: MVLESTMVCVDNSEYMRNGDFLPTRLQAQQDAVNIVCHSKTRSNPENNVGLITLANNCEVLTTLTPDTGRILSKLHAVQPTGKISFCTGIRVAHLALKHRQGKNHKTRIIVFVGSPVEDNEKDLIKLAKRLKKEKVNVDIVNFGEEHSPLKEANTDKLTAFINALNGKDGTGSHLVTVPPGPSLADALISSPILAGEGGTMLGLGASDFEFGVDPSADPELALALRVSMEEQRQRQEEEARRAAAVSAVEAGIVTPTGDEPDDALLKMSINQQESPETGLPDISSMTEEEQIAYAMQMSLQAAEFGSAADLSSMDAGTAMDTSEATAKEEDNYDVMEDPEFLQSVLENLPGVDPNNEAIRNAMGSLQSQTPKDGKKDKEEEKK, encoded by the exons ATGGTTCTGGAGAGTACGATGGTCTG TGTTGACAACAGTGAATATATGAGGAATGGAGACTTCCTGCCAACCAGACTTCAGGCACAGCAGGATGCTGTCAACATCGTCTGCCATTCCAAAACACGCAGCAATCCTGAGAACAACGTTGGACTCATCACACTCGCCAA TAACTGTGAGGTGCTCActaccttaacccctgacacaggACGGATTCTCTCCAAGCTTCATGCTGTGCAGcccactgggaaaatcagcttctgCACTGGTATCCGAGTTGCCCAC TTAGCTCTTAAACATCGTCAGGGGAAGAACCACAAAACACGGATAATTGTATTTGTTGGAAGTCCTGTAGAAGACAATGAGAAAGAC TTGATCAAACTGGCCAAGAGGCTGAAGAAGGAGAAGGTGAATGTGGATATTGTGAACTTTGGAGAGGAG CACTCTCCCCTTAAGGAAGCGAACACGGACAAGTTAACAGCTTTCATCAATGCCCTGAATGGAAAGGACGGAACGGGCTCCCATCTGGTGACAGTGCCCCCAGGCCCAAGCCTTGCAGACGCTCTCATCAGCTCCCCCATTCTAGCTGGAGAAGGAGGCACCATGCTGGGACTTGGAGCCAGTGACTTTGAGTTTGGTGTGGACCCCAGTGCCGACCCGGAGCTGGCCCTG GCTCTGCGTGTGTCAATGGAGGAGCAGCGGCAGagacaggaggaggaggccaggcGAGCAGCAGCTGTGTCGGCCGTGGAGGCGGGAATTGTGACTCCGACTGGTGACG AACCGGATGATGCCCTTCTGAAGATGTCAATAAACCAGCAGGAGTCCCCGGAGACTGGGCTGCCAGATATCAGCAGCATGACGGAGGAGGAGCAGATTGCCTACGCCATGCAGATGTCCCTCCAGGCAGCCG AATTCGGGAGTGCTGCAGATTTATCCAGCATGGATGCTGGGACCGCCATGGATACATCAGAAGCTACAGCCAAG GAAGAAGATAACTATGATGTCATGGAGGACCCTGAGTTCTTGCAGAGTGTGTTGGAGAACCTACCTGGGGTTGACCCAAACAACGAAGCTATTCGCAACGCCATGGGCTCCCTGCAATCGCAGACTCCAAAGGATGGCAAAAAGGACAAGGAGGAAGAGAAAAAATGA
- the psmd4a gene encoding 26S proteasome non-ATPase regulatory subunit 4a isoform X3 → MVLESTMVCVDNSEYMRNGDFLPTRLQAQQDAVNIVCHSKTRSNPENNVGLITLANNCEVLTTLTPDTGRILSKLHAVQPTGKISFCTGIRVAHLALKHRQGKNHKTRIIVFVGSPVEDNEKDLIKLAKRLKKEKVNVDIVNFGEEEANTDKLTAFINALNGKDGTGSHLVTVPPGPSLADALISSPILAGEGGTMLGLGASDFEFGVDPSADPELALALRVSMEEQRQRQEEEARRAAAVSAVEAGIVTPTGDEPDDALLKMSINQQESPETGLPDISSMTEEEQIAYAMQMSLQAAEFGSAADLSSMDAGTAMDTSEATAKEEDNYDVMEDPEFLQSVLENLPGVDPNNEAIRNAMGSLQSQTPKDGKKDKEEEKK, encoded by the exons ATGGTTCTGGAGAGTACGATGGTCTG TGTTGACAACAGTGAATATATGAGGAATGGAGACTTCCTGCCAACCAGACTTCAGGCACAGCAGGATGCTGTCAACATCGTCTGCCATTCCAAAACACGCAGCAATCCTGAGAACAACGTTGGACTCATCACACTCGCCAA TAACTGTGAGGTGCTCActaccttaacccctgacacaggACGGATTCTCTCCAAGCTTCATGCTGTGCAGcccactgggaaaatcagcttctgCACTGGTATCCGAGTTGCCCAC TTAGCTCTTAAACATCGTCAGGGGAAGAACCACAAAACACGGATAATTGTATTTGTTGGAAGTCCTGTAGAAGACAATGAGAAAGAC TTGATCAAACTGGCCAAGAGGCTGAAGAAGGAGAAGGTGAATGTGGATATTGTGAACTTTGGAGAGGAG GAAGCGAACACGGACAAGTTAACAGCTTTCATCAATGCCCTGAATGGAAAGGACGGAACGGGCTCCCATCTGGTGACAGTGCCCCCAGGCCCAAGCCTTGCAGACGCTCTCATCAGCTCCCCCATTCTAGCTGGAGAAGGAGGCACCATGCTGGGACTTGGAGCCAGTGACTTTGAGTTTGGTGTGGACCCCAGTGCCGACCCGGAGCTGGCCCTG GCTCTGCGTGTGTCAATGGAGGAGCAGCGGCAGagacaggaggaggaggccaggcGAGCAGCAGCTGTGTCGGCCGTGGAGGCGGGAATTGTGACTCCGACTGGTGACG AACCGGATGATGCCCTTCTGAAGATGTCAATAAACCAGCAGGAGTCCCCGGAGACTGGGCTGCCAGATATCAGCAGCATGACGGAGGAGGAGCAGATTGCCTACGCCATGCAGATGTCCCTCCAGGCAGCCG AATTCGGGAGTGCTGCAGATTTATCCAGCATGGATGCTGGGACCGCCATGGATACATCAGAAGCTACAGCCAAG GAAGAAGATAACTATGATGTCATGGAGGACCCTGAGTTCTTGCAGAGTGTGTTGGAGAACCTACCTGGGGTTGACCCAAACAACGAAGCTATTCGCAACGCCATGGGCTCCCTGCAATCGCAGACTCCAAAGGATGGCAAAAAGGACAAGGAGGAAGAGAAAAAATGA